A genomic segment from Burkholderia plantarii encodes:
- a CDS encoding ParB/RepB/Spo0J family partition protein, which produces MKPSQFAKGFQARPDTTTSEKRTALDRLNAIDGLVKPDASAPAKSSKKDIPVTIVETPPAEPTDESTQYHAWRVANRYQPGQIIELSLKAIKASPFNPRHFYLKSSIAELAVNLAKQGQQQAIHVIPDYENPGTFFVSDGGRRVRALKEANKESVKAIVVDIPIGIESYKLGYDLNVQRDSQTVFDNAVVWRRFLEENYFQSQKELAEHLGIDESTIAVALSIGKLPEAVMQEMVTRTDRFGSNMAYQVGRYHTARGTDATLRLINKILSDDLSTRQVADIVKGRANTQENAKPAGRQRYAQRHEIKMNGSTVGDLKSYGEDRLELRLRGLTREKRDEILQQLEKMLLN; this is translated from the coding sequence ATGAAACCCTCCCAATTCGCCAAAGGCTTCCAGGCGCGCCCCGATACGACGACCAGCGAAAAGCGCACGGCGCTCGACCGCCTGAATGCGATCGACGGCCTCGTGAAGCCGGATGCATCGGCACCGGCAAAATCGTCGAAGAAGGACATCCCCGTCACGATCGTGGAGACGCCGCCGGCCGAGCCGACCGACGAATCGACGCAATACCACGCGTGGCGCGTCGCCAACCGTTATCAGCCGGGCCAGATCATCGAACTCTCGCTGAAAGCGATCAAGGCCAGCCCGTTCAATCCGCGGCATTTCTATCTGAAATCGTCGATCGCCGAGCTTGCCGTCAACCTTGCTAAGCAAGGGCAGCAGCAAGCGATCCACGTGATTCCCGACTACGAGAATCCCGGCACCTTTTTCGTCAGCGATGGCGGCCGGCGCGTGCGTGCGCTGAAAGAAGCGAACAAGGAATCGGTGAAGGCGATCGTGGTCGATATCCCGATCGGCATCGAAAGCTACAAGCTTGGTTACGATCTGAATGTCCAGCGCGATTCGCAGACGGTCTTCGACAACGCCGTCGTTTGGCGCCGGTTCCTGGAAGAAAACTATTTCCAGAGTCAGAAGGAGCTGGCCGAGCATCTCGGCATCGACGAATCGACGATCGCCGTCGCGCTATCGATCGGCAAGCTGCCGGAAGCGGTGATGCAGGAAATGGTCACGCGCACCGATCGTTTCGGTTCGAACATGGCGTACCAGGTCGGTCGCTATCACACGGCGCGCGGGACCGACGCCACGCTGCGGCTGATCAACAAGATTCTGTCCGACGATCTGAGCACGCGCCAGGTTGCCGACATCGTGAAGGGCAGGGCGAACACGCAGGAGAACGCGAAGCCGGCTGGCCGCCAACGCTACGCGCAACGTCACGAGATCAAGATGAACGGCTCGACGGTCGGCGATCTGAAGTCCTATGGCGAGGATCGACTCGAGCTGCGGCTGCGCGGCCTGACGCGTGAGAAGCGCGATGAAATCCTGCAGCAACTCGAAAAGATGCTGTTGAACTGA
- a CDS encoding replication initiation protein yields MATKRAKKTDVDVVNASSAELRKAVEAIAIQPKSGKITLLTRKLFNVLLAVAQQADDSGDTYRALLSDIVANSAFDSNDTALVKEHLRRMVSVQVEWSTGTSSQKPGRKWGISTLIADAEILEDPATRRVWVEFSFAPKIKKKLLDPVQYARLSLQFQSQLRSSAGLALYEICVRYLTNPSHLTMREPWEWWRPILSGTPDTEAGDEAKREYKYFKRDYLRPAIAEVNAVTNIFVELIEHREGRRVAEIQFRVSERKQPMLALDEHPNVFDSTLVDRMVKIGIPLKEAQTLYADSEENRIRAALQMTEQRMRSTTLPPVRSAAALFKDALKKGYAPPVADPADALPGSTAGKLAAVASATGVADDPKARLRGEYDAYRRKEAKALYEEQGEAERDLARTSFESDVLPALGSHLRDDWRRRGLDSKLVETAFFDWLALKTWGEPTDGDLLAFTLNQSRAA; encoded by the coding sequence ATGGCCACGAAGCGCGCGAAGAAAACCGATGTCGATGTGGTGAATGCCAGCTCCGCCGAATTGCGAAAGGCGGTCGAGGCGATCGCCATTCAGCCGAAGAGCGGCAAGATCACGCTGCTGACCCGCAAGCTCTTCAACGTCCTGCTCGCCGTGGCGCAGCAGGCCGACGATTCCGGCGACACCTATCGTGCGCTGCTGTCCGACATCGTCGCGAACTCCGCCTTCGATTCGAACGACACCGCGCTCGTCAAGGAACACCTGCGGCGCATGGTGTCGGTGCAGGTGGAGTGGAGTACCGGCACCTCGAGCCAGAAGCCGGGCCGAAAATGGGGCATCTCGACGCTGATCGCCGATGCCGAAATTCTCGAAGACCCGGCCACGCGCCGCGTCTGGGTCGAATTCTCGTTCGCGCCGAAGATCAAGAAGAAGCTGCTCGATCCGGTGCAGTACGCACGCCTGAGCCTGCAGTTCCAGAGCCAGCTGCGCAGCAGCGCGGGCCTCGCGCTCTACGAGATCTGCGTGCGCTACCTCACGAACCCGAGCCATCTGACGATGCGCGAGCCGTGGGAATGGTGGCGCCCGATCCTGTCGGGCACGCCCGACACCGAGGCCGGCGACGAAGCGAAGCGCGAGTACAAGTATTTCAAGCGCGATTATCTGCGCCCGGCGATCGCCGAGGTCAACGCCGTCACGAACATCTTCGTCGAGCTGATCGAGCACCGCGAAGGGCGCCGTGTGGCCGAGATCCAGTTCCGCGTGTCGGAGCGCAAGCAGCCGATGCTCGCGCTCGACGAACATCCGAACGTGTTCGACAGCACGCTTGTCGACCGGATGGTGAAGATCGGCATCCCGCTGAAGGAAGCGCAGACGCTCTATGCCGACAGCGAGGAAAACCGGATTCGCGCGGCGCTGCAGATGACCGAGCAGCGGATGCGCAGCACGACACTGCCGCCGGTGCGTAGCGCGGCGGCGCTGTTCAAGGATGCGCTGAAGAAGGGCTATGCGCCGCCGGTGGCCGATCCCGCCGACGCATTGCCGGGTAGCACCGCGGGCAAGCTGGCGGCGGTCGCGTCGGCGACCGGCGTGGCCGACGATCCGAAGGCGCGCCTGCGCGGCGAATACGATGCGTATCGCCGCAAGGAGGCGAAGGCGCTCTACGAGGAACAGGGCGAGGCCGAACGCGACCTTGCGCGCACCTCGTTCGAGAGCGACGTGCTGCCGGCGCTTGGTTCGCACCTGCGTGACGACTGGCGCCGGCGCGGCCTCGATTCGAAACTCGTTGAAACCGCGTTCTTCGACTGGCTCGCGCTGAAGACCTGGGGCGAGCCGACCGATGGCGATCTGCTCGCGTTCACGCTGAACCAGTCACGCGCGGCTTGA
- the parA gene encoding ParA family partition ATPase, whose protein sequence is MAAEIIAVTQQKGGVGKSTIAMHLGAAFHEKGKRVLVVDADGQNTLIHWSSASGDAENGIPFPVVNLAEAGGQIHREIKKFINDYDIIVVDCPPSITEKVSGVVLLAATVAVVPTSSSPADYWSSVGLVKLIQQAQVMNEDLRAVFLLNKTEEKRMLTRELKRAIEELGFPLLKTQIPTREAYKQAMALGQTVLQMNDRGARLAAAEIRACADEIVAMLP, encoded by the coding sequence TTGGCAGCCGAAATCATTGCGGTCACGCAGCAGAAGGGTGGTGTCGGAAAAAGCACCATCGCCATGCACCTCGGCGCGGCATTCCATGAAAAAGGAAAGCGCGTCCTCGTCGTCGACGCCGACGGGCAAAACACGCTCATCCACTGGTCCAGCGCATCGGGCGACGCCGAAAACGGCATCCCGTTTCCCGTTGTGAACCTCGCCGAAGCCGGCGGCCAAATCCATCGCGAGATCAAGAAGTTCATCAACGACTATGACATCATCGTCGTCGACTGCCCGCCCTCGATCACCGAAAAGGTCTCCGGCGTCGTGCTGCTAGCCGCCACCGTGGCCGTGGTGCCGACGTCGTCGTCGCCAGCCGATTACTGGTCGAGCGTCGGCCTCGTGAAGCTGATCCAGCAGGCCCAGGTGATGAACGAGGATCTGCGCGCCGTGTTCCTGCTGAACAAGACTGAAGAAAAGCGCATGCTGACGCGGGAATTGAAGCGTGCGATCGAGGAACTGGGCTTCCCGCTGCTGAAAACCCAGATCCCCACGCGCGAGGCCTACAAGCAGGCGATGGCACTTGGCCAGACCGTCCTGCAAATGAACGATCGTGGCGCACGGCTCGCCGCCGCGGAAATTCGCGCATGCGCCGACGAGATCGTCGCCATGCTGCCCTGA